Below is a window of Moorella thermoacetica DNA.
TCGATATCCCCCACAGTACCGCCAATCTCGGTAATGACAACGTCCGGGTCGCTCTCCTCGGCCACCCGGAGGAGGCGGGCCTTGATCTCATTGGTGATGTGGGGTATGACCTGGACTGTACCGCCGAGGAAATCGCCGCGCCGTTCTTTCGTGATGACGGACCAGTATACCTTGCCGGCGGTGACGTTGCTGGCCTTGGTAAGGCTAATGTCGATAAAGCGCTCGTAATGGCCCAGGTCCAGATCAGTTTCGGCGCCGTCATCGGTGACGAAGACCTCGCCATGCTGGTACGGGCTCATGGTGCCGGGGTCGATATTGATATAGGGGTCGAACTTCTGGATGGCTACTTTGAGGCCTCGGCTTTTTAGAAGTCTACCTAAAGAAGCGGCGGTTATCCCCTTCCCCAGGGAAGAAGTGACACCGCCGGTAACAAAAATAAATTTGGCAGGCATAGTGATCCTCCGTGTTACTTTCACTGGCATCCCGGAAGGGAAGGTTCCCTCCGGGCCCTGATTGGGCTTTATGCTACATCCTCTCCGGGGCGGTGACTCCCAGGAGGTGCAGGACGTTGCGCAGGGTGATCCGGGTCGCTTCCACCAGTACCAGCCGGGCCTTGCGGACCTCCGGGTCATCGGCCAGGACCCGGCAACTGGTATAAAAGCTGTGAAACAGGCTGGCCAGATCGTGGGCAAAGCGCGTCAACCGGTGGGGCTCCAGGGCCTGGGCCGCCCCGGCCACGGTGTCCGGCCAGGCAGCAATCTGCTTGATCAACTCCAGCTCAGCCGGGTCCTGTAAGAGTTCCAGCCGGGCTTCCCGCGCCGGCGGTACTTCCAGGCCCCTATCCTTCGCCAGGCGCAGGATGCTGCAGATACGGGCATGGGCGTACTGGACGTAATACACCGGGTTGTCTGCCGACTGGGACCGGGCCAGGTCCAGGTCGAACTCCAGGTGGCTGTCGCTCTTCAACATGACAAAGAAGTAGCGTGCCGCGTCCCGGCCCACCTCTTCAATTAGTTCTTCCAGGGTGACGTACTGGCCGGTACGTTTGGACATGCGCAGGATTTCGCCGCCCTGATAGAGGCGCACCAATTGCATGAGGACGACTTCCAAGCGGCGGGGGTCATAGCCCAGGGCCTGGAGAGCACCTTTGAGGCGGGCTACATGCCCGTGATGGTCGGCGCCCCAGATATTTATTACCCGCTCGAAGCCGCGTTCGAATTTATTGCGGTGGTAGGCGATATCGGCGGCAAAGTAAGTGGGGATGCCGTTCTTGCGCACCACCACCTCGTCCTTAACATCGCCAAAACTGGTGGCCTTAAACCACAGTGCCCCGTCCTTTTCATAAATATATCCGGCCTTTTCCAGGTCGGCAATGGCCCGGGCAACGGCGCCGGAGTCGTGAAGAGACTGCTCGCTGAACCAGACGTCATAGGTTACGCCGAAATCCTCCAGGGCCCGGCGGATGGCGTCCAGCTTTTCTTCCAGGGCAAAGCGGACCAGCATCTCCCTCCGGAGGGCCGGATCTGTATCCAGGTACTTATCCCCGTACTTGGCGATAAAACGGCCGACGGTAGCCACCAGGTCCTCGCCGTGATAACCGTCCTCAGGTATAGAGGCTTCCTGGCCCAGGGCCTGAAGGTAGCGAGCCTCCAGGGAGAGGCCAAAATTCTCAATCTGGTTGCCGGCGTCGTTGATATAGAATTCCCGGGTAACGTCATAGCCTACCGCCGTGAGGAGGTTGGCAATACTATCCCCCAGGGCGGCACCGCGGGCATTACCCATATGCAAAAGCCCCGTGGGGTTGGCGCTGACGAACTCCACCTGGACCTTGGCTCCCTGGCCGATATTGGACCACCCATAGTGGTCGTCTTCCGCCAGGACGGCCGGCAACACCGGTAACAACCATTGGTTATCCAGGGTAAAATTAATAAAGCCCGGTCCGGCCACTTCAACTCTGGCCACGCCGGGTTGCGGCCTTTCCAGGTGCCGCACAATGGCTGCCGCTACGTTGCGAGGGGACTGCCGCGCCTGCCTGGCCAGCAATAAAGCCAGGTTAGCAGCAAAGTCGCCATGAGTTTTATCCCGCGGCGTCTCAATGACAAAATCAGGCAGCTCATCGTAACTAATTTCACCGGCCGCCCTGGCCGTGGCAGCGGCATCAGTCAATGCCGCTGCGAGCCGCCTTTTGGTTTCCTGTACTATATTCACGACCTACCTGTACTCCTTTTTCTCCCCGGCTTCACTGCCTCTTTTTATACCCCGCCTTTCCAGGCCACCGGAAATGTCCGGATTGGCAGGGATTTCTAGACAGGGTTCTCCAGATGCTGGATGGTTATTTCCAACTGGTTGTTACTGATTTTTTCCTGGCCGACTTGCAATTCATACTCTAGATTAATACTTCCGCCCCGCTCTGTCAAGTCAACTTCTACCTTTGATGGCAGGACGCTAATCCTCATGGTTCCATAGGGTGTGACGTAGAAGCTGTAGTTCAAAATGCCTGTTTCAAAGGTTGTTTTTTGTTCAGCTGTGCCCATCCGGTTCAGGGTTACCCGCCGGGGCTCAACCTTCAAGGATGTAGTGGTACCCTCCATTCCCGATAGACAAGTTTCATTATAAAGGATGTAGTAGTGTTGATCCCGGATGAAGAAGCGACCTTCGGTAATCAGCTCGATGGAATCTTGCTCTCCCAAATCGTTGGTCTGGGTGCCCCTAACCTTTACCAGTACGTCCTTCTTCAAACCATGCACATCCTTTCGGGAAGTATTGGGGTCCTTATAAGTATATTCTCCGGAAAAGACTGATTTCCTTTTTATTTTTAACGATAATTTAACAATTCTTATTGATATTTATGCCTTTTGTGGTTACAATCACCCCAAAACTAGTTTTAAAAAAGAAAGCCCCCCGTGGGGAGCGAGAATGTTTACTTGCCTGCTGCCAGGGTGCCGGCCTGTTCCGGGAAAAGACCATTAAGGGCCAGGCCGCGACCGACAGCCAGGGCCACCGGTGCAAGTTCGCCCATCAGGCGGTCAAAGGTCTCAGGGTGCAGAGACTGGGGGCCGTCGCAGAGGGCCCGGGCCGGGTCGGGATGGACTTCGATAATGAGGCCGTCGGCGCCGGCGGCCACGGCCGCCCTGGCCATAGGCAGGACCAGGCGCCAGCTGCCCGTGCCGTGGCTGGGATCGACGATTACGGGCAGGTGGGAGTTTTCTTTGACCACGGCGATGGCCGCCAGGTCCAAGGTAAAGCGGGTGGAGGTTTCAAAGGTGCGGATCCCCCGCTCGCACAGGATGACGTTGGGATTACCGCTATCGAGGATATACTCGGCCGCCATGAGCCATTCCTCGATGGTGGCCGCCAGGCCCCGTTTCAACAGGATGGGTTTACCCGTGGCCCCGGCTTCCTGGAGGAGGCGAAAGTTCTGCATGTTACGAGCGCCGATTTGGATGGCGTCGGCGTATTCCGCCACCAGAGGGACATCCCTGGTATCCACGGCTTCCGTAATGAAGGGCAGGCCGACCTCCTCCCGGACCCGGGCTAGCATTTTAAGCCCCTTTTCCTCCAAACCCTGGAAGGCATAGGGGGAGGTACGCGGTTTAAAGGCCCCGCCGCGCAAGACCTGGGCCCCGGCGGCTTTGACGGCCCGGGCAGCTTCCAGGAGTTGCTCTTCGCCCTCGACGGCGCAGGGGCCGGCCATGACCACCAGGCCCCGCCCTCCTACCGGGACACCGCCGATGCGGACGATGGTCGGCGTGTCCTTGAGTTCGCGGCTCACCAGTTTGTAGGGCTTCATTATGGGAACGATCTTTTCGACGCCGGGCAGGTTGATGATGGCCTCGGAACTCAGGGCTTTTTTGTCGCCGATGGCGCCGATGACGGTCTTTTCCTGACCGTAGATGGGGTGGGTCTTAAAGCCCAGCTCTACCAGGCGCTCACTCACGGCGTTAATCTGTTCCCGGCTGGCCCCCGGCTTCATGACGATGATCATGGATCAAACCTCCTCCACAAAAATAAAACTCCCCGTCCCGCTAGGGACGAGGAGTTATACCCGTGGTACCACCCTGCTTGGCTGTCTTTAGAAAACAGCCCGCTCGTTACAAGGTACGGGAAAAGCGTCGATGACCTCTTCCGATACCCCCTCCCATATAACGGCGGGAGCTCCGGCACGGCCTACCCAGCCGGTTGCTTACCGGCCTTCAGCCTGCTCCTCCGGGGAGAACTTCAACTCCAGCCTCCTGACCGGTCTCCCACCGCCACCGGCTCGCTGGGCATTCCGCCGAAGCCTACTTTTCCCCTTCACTGGATTTCACCTGTAAATTTTAGGTGTTTTTAGTTTAGCATGCAACCGGGCGGGCGTCAAGGGTGGATAGGCCTGCAAACCGGTTAGCGTATCCCGGCCAGTTCCTCCAGGGTCTTGCCCTTTGTTTCAATACCCAGGGCCAGCATGCCCAGGGCGGTGATCACAAAAACGGCGGTGAAGAGGACAAAGATCAACGGGTAGGCTTTTGCCTGGCCCATAACCACGATCATCTGGCCGACAATCACCGGTGCCAGGATGGCGCCTATGCGGCCGCAGAAGGAGGCCCAGCCGGAACCAGTTGCCCGGATGGCCGTCGGGTACATTTCCGGGGTATAGGCGTACAGGACGCCCCACGCACCCAGATTAAAGAAGTAGACCGCCAGGCCCCACCAGATTATCTGGCTGGTGGTAGTGCTTAAGGAGAACATGTAGGCCGCCACGCCGCTTAAGATAAGATAAGAAACCAGGGTGGCTTTGCGGCCGATCTTCTCTACCAGGTAGGCGGCGCTGAAATAGCCCGGCACCTGTCCCAGGGTCATGATCAGCACGTACTCAAAGCTCTTGATAATGGCAAAACCTTTCCCCACCATCAGGGAGGGCAGCCAGGTGACAATGCCGTAATAGGAAAAATTAATGCCGAACCACAGGATCCACAGGCAGAGGGTGCGCCGGGCATACCGTGAGGACCAGAGGTCGGCAAAGGTTGCTTTGACGGACGTTTCGGCTGTTGCCGCCGCCGGGCTGGTTGCCACTTTGCCGGGGTCGACGCCGCAGCTTCTTTCTATGCTTTCCACTATTGCCCGGGCTTCGCTTTCTTTGCCGATCTTCTCTAGATAGCGCGGGGACTCTGGTAAAGCCCGCCGCAGGACGGCGGCGTAGAGGGCCGGCAGGGCGCCGATAAAGAAGGCCAGACGCCAGCCCCAGTGGGGTACGGCCAGGTAACCGATAAGGGCCGCGGCAATCCAGCCGAAGGCCCAGAAGCTTTCCAGCAGCACCGCCATCCTCCCCCGGTACTGGACGGGCGAAAACTCGCTGGCCAGGGTGAAGGCCACCGGTACTTCCGCGCCCAAACCCAGGCCCACCAGAAAGCGCAGGACCATGAGCATGGCGTAATTGGTGGATAAACCGGCCAGGAAAGTGGCGAGGCCGTAGAAGATCAGGGTGTAGTTGAAAACCCGCTTCCGCCCCCAGAGGTCGCTCAGGCTGCCGCCGAAGACGGCTCCCAGGCCCATGCCCAGGAGGCCGATGCTGCCCAGGGCGCCCATTTGGGTGGCTGTCAAGTGCCATTCTTTACCCACCGCCGGCAGGACAAAGGATACCAGGCCCACGTCCATGGCGTCAAAAAGCCAGCCGATGCCGCAGATAAATAACATCTTGTAGTGAAAGGCGCTTAAGGGCAACCGTTCCAGACGCTCGGCAATGCTCATCACACTTACCCTCCCCAGGAAATGCTTGACCTGCCTGGCAAGCGAGCCTGGTCCCTTCGGGAGCCGGCTGCGCTTCTTCCCTTTGTCCGAGTTGCGAGGCGGCCCGACCCGGCATCCCGGTCCCCATTGAGTCGCTCTTTTCCCCGGCCTCTCCCGCCCTGGCTACTAAAAGGCGCAGCGACGCCTGCCGGTAACCGCCCGCCCTGCCTTAATCCTCCATCTCCCTGCTCGCTGCCGCTCCTGTCCTCCCTCGCCCGGACCAGGTAGCCCGTTGCCGATGAAGGCGGTCGGAGTGCCATGAGGGATTATTTGGAAGCGCTTCCCTTAAACTTATTTTACCTCAAGTCAAGATAGATGACAAGACACATGACAATAAAATTTTACCCGGGAAGGCGGTTTCCCGGGCAAGGTTAAAACCACATTATCCCTGCAGCAACCGCCGCAGGGGAGGTACGACCTGTTTTTTACGGGACATGACCCCGGGCAGGAAGACACTTTTCTCCCCCGGGGTGACGTTAAAGGCCAGTTCTACCGCCCGGCCCTGGGGCCCGGCAAAAAGTAATTCCGTACCGTTGCGCATTAAATCGGTTACCATAAGGACGACCAGGTCGTACTGCTTCTCGGCCTGAAGTTTTTCCAATTCGGCCTGGAGTTCGTCCCGGCCCACGGGCAGGGTGTCGGGGTCAATAATCTCAATCTGACCGATGCCGACCCGGTTGCTGCCAAAATTGAAGCTCTTGAAGTCCTCCAGAATTATTTCCCGGCCCGAGCGGCCCCTCAAGGAAGACCCGGCCCGGAACATTTCGCGGCCAAAATTGGCGACGTCTAACCCGGCAATATCAGCAAGCCAGGCCGCCAGTTCTTTATCAACTTGGGTAGTTGTCGGCGATTTAAACAACAGGGTATCCGAGAGAATAGCAGCGCATAAAACCCCGGCTATGGCTGCATCTGGATCCAGGCCCCGCTCTTTATACATCCTGGCGATGATGGTTGCCGTACTACCGACGGGCTCGTTACGCACCATGATGGGTTCGGCCGTCTCAATATCAGCCACCCGGTGGTGGTCGATTATCTCCACAGTTTCGGCTTCTTCTATCCCGGGTACCGCCTGGCTTTTTTCATTGTGATCGACCAGGATTACCCTTTTTCCTCGCATGGCCAGCAGGTGATAACGGGCAATCAGGCCGACCAGACAGTGATTGTCGTCTACTACCGGGTAGTTGCGGTAGCGAGTTTCCAGCATGGTGCGGCGGACCTCGGTAATTAAATCGTCCTGGTTAAAGATTACCAGGTTATCGCTCTGCATAACCTTATAAACGGGTTCATCCATGGGCACATTACCGGTATCCCAGGCCTCCAGGAGGAGCCGGGCCAGGTCACCGACGGTAAACAGGCCCAGAAGATGCCGGTTTTCATCGACCACCGCCAGGGTCTTGACGCCGTGCTGGCGCATAAAAATCCCGGCCTGGCGCACTGTAGCCCCCGGCTGGATGAAGAGCAGTCCCCCGTCCAGGACATCCTTCACCCGGGCGCGAACGTCGTTTACCAGGGGAGGTACGGGTACATCAAAATATGACAGCACGAATTCCGTCTCCCCGTTTAGCTTGCCGCAACGCGCCGCTTGAAAACCGCCCCCATCCGTTTTGTTCCGCAGGGCAGCGTAACCGATGGCTGCGGCGATGGAATCTGTGTCCGGTCGCTGGTGTCCGATAACCAGAATCTCTTTACCCATAACTACAGCCTCCCCAATGCATCACCTCTATAATTCTATTGTGACTGACGGCAAAAGGCAAGGGGGTGGTACCCCTGTTCAACCTCCAGGAAAAGGACATGGGGGCTATTCCTTCTGTCCTACCTTGAGGAGCAGAGCCCAGAGACAACCCAGGATAAGGGCGCCGCCCAGCACTCCCAGACCGAGGAGGGAAAGGCCACCGGTTTTAGGACCGGCACCCGCGTGGAGGATTAGGGCCCCGGCGCCGATGAGGGCAGCCACGATGAGAGCGGCAGAAAGCCGGGCGGAAACCATATCCAGTCTGTGGTAAAGGGTTTCCAGGCCCCGGTGGACAAAAATGGTAGTTAACTGCCCCCGGGCAAGTTTATCCAGGCTGCGGGAGATATCCCGCGGCAGTTCCAGCAAATCCTGCAGGGTTGAGGCCGCCCGGTGGTAGGTTCGCCCGGGCGTGGGGTTGGGACGCAGGCGGCTGCGCAGGTAACTGGCAGCCAGGGGCCCGCTTACCTGCACCAGATCCAGGGAAGGATCCAGGCGGCGGGCCAGGCTCTCCCCTTCCATAATCGTCCGCCCCAGGACGAAGAAGGTACCGGGCATACGGATGCTATGGCGGCGGGCCAGTTCCACCATTCCCAGCAGGAGACCGGCCAGATTGACATCCCCTTTGCCCATGCCGGTCACCCGGTCAACCAGTTCTGCCGTGTCTTCATAGAGGGCCTGGTAATCTACTGCGGCCATGGGCTTACCCAGTTTCAGGGTTACTTCCATTACGGCCTGTAAATCGCGTTCCTGGAGGCCTAGAATCAGCCTGGCAGCCTGGTAACGATAATCCTCATCCAGGCGACCGACGATGCCAAAATCAATTAAGCCCAGGCGACCGCCGGGAAGAAAGAGAATGTTTCCCGGATGGGGGTCGCCGTGGAAGATGCCTTCCTGGAAAAAAGGCGCCAGGAGCGCCTTGATAAGCAGGGCTGCCCGCTGACAGTCCGTAC
It encodes the following:
- a CDS encoding DUF1934 domain-containing protein codes for the protein MKKDVLVKVRGTQTNDLGEQDSIELITEGRFFIRDQHYYILYNETCLSGMEGTTTSLKVEPRRVTLNRMGTAEQKTTFETGILNYSFYVTPYGTMRISVLPSKVEVDLTERGGSINLEYELQVGQEKISNNQLEITIQHLENPV
- a CDS encoding ABC1 kinase family protein → MTRHYRYLQRYTEVATVLLRHGWQAYCETRPRRAPARCPLVTGREPGDPVYRHLRLAFEELGPVFIKLGQLLSTRPDLIPTEMAAEFSYLQDRVRPLAPDVIRQQVFRELGTAPEKAFSYFDYQPLAAASIAQVHKARLPGGQEVAVKVQRPQLDGVVVTDLAVLENLGRRFKGTVVGRICALEEILATFRRQIERELDFTVEALAMENFRRLYREFPQIVVPRVYWDYTTRGLLTMDYLAGKRLSDWYGKGTDCQRAALLIKALLAPFFQEGIFHGDPHPGNILFLPGGRLGLIDFGIVGRLDEDYRYQAARLILGLQERDLQAVMEVTLKLGKPMAAVDYQALYEDTAELVDRVTGMGKGDVNLAGLLLGMVELARRHSIRMPGTFFVLGRTIMEGESLARRLDPSLDLVQVSGPLAASYLRSRLRPNPTPGRTYHRAASTLQDLLELPRDISRSLDKLARGQLTTIFVHRGLETLYHRLDMVSARLSAALIVAALIGAGALILHAGAGPKTGGLSLLGLGVLGGALILGCLWALLLKVGQKE
- a CDS encoding MFS transporter; this encodes MSIAERLERLPLSAFHYKMLFICGIGWLFDAMDVGLVSFVLPAVGKEWHLTATQMGALGSIGLLGMGLGAVFGGSLSDLWGRKRVFNYTLIFYGLATFLAGLSTNYAMLMVLRFLVGLGLGAEVPVAFTLASEFSPVQYRGRMAVLLESFWAFGWIAAALIGYLAVPHWGWRLAFFIGALPALYAAVLRRALPESPRYLEKIGKESEARAIVESIERSCGVDPGKVATSPAAATAETSVKATFADLWSSRYARRTLCLWILWFGINFSYYGIVTWLPSLMVGKGFAIIKSFEYVLIMTLGQVPGYFSAAYLVEKIGRKATLVSYLILSGVAAYMFSLSTTTSQIIWWGLAVYFFNLGAWGVLYAYTPEMYPTAIRATGSGWASFCGRIGAILAPVIVGQMIVVMGQAKAYPLIFVLFTAVFVITALGMLALGIETKGKTLEELAGIR
- the aroF gene encoding 3-deoxy-7-phosphoheptulonate synthase: MIIVMKPGASREQINAVSERLVELGFKTHPIYGQEKTVIGAIGDKKALSSEAIINLPGVEKIVPIMKPYKLVSRELKDTPTIVRIGGVPVGGRGLVVMAGPCAVEGEEQLLEAARAVKAAGAQVLRGGAFKPRTSPYAFQGLEEKGLKMLARVREEVGLPFITEAVDTRDVPLVAEYADAIQIGARNMQNFRLLQEAGATGKPILLKRGLAATIEEWLMAAEYILDSGNPNVILCERGIRTFETSTRFTLDLAAIAVVKENSHLPVIVDPSHGTGSWRLVLPMARAAVAAGADGLIIEVHPDPARALCDGPQSLHPETFDRLMGELAPVALAVGRGLALNGLFPEQAGTLAAGK
- a CDS encoding putative manganese-dependent inorganic diphosphatase translates to MGKEILVIGHQRPDTDSIAAAIGYAALRNKTDGGGFQAARCGKLNGETEFVLSYFDVPVPPLVNDVRARVKDVLDGGLLFIQPGATVRQAGIFMRQHGVKTLAVVDENRHLLGLFTVGDLARLLLEAWDTGNVPMDEPVYKVMQSDNLVIFNQDDLITEVRRTMLETRYRNYPVVDDNHCLVGLIARYHLLAMRGKRVILVDHNEKSQAVPGIEEAETVEIIDHHRVADIETAEPIMVRNEPVGSTATIIARMYKERGLDPDAAIAGVLCAAILSDTLLFKSPTTTQVDKELAAWLADIAGLDVANFGREMFRAGSSLRGRSGREIILEDFKSFNFGSNRVGIGQIEIIDPDTLPVGRDELQAELEKLQAEKQYDLVVLMVTDLMRNGTELLFAGPQGRAVELAFNVTPGEKSVFLPGVMSRKKQVVPPLRRLLQG
- the argS gene encoding arginine--tRNA ligase, which encodes MNIVQETKRRLAAALTDAAATARAAGEISYDELPDFVIETPRDKTHGDFAANLALLLARQARQSPRNVAAAIVRHLERPQPGVARVEVAGPGFINFTLDNQWLLPVLPAVLAEDDHYGWSNIGQGAKVQVEFVSANPTGLLHMGNARGAALGDSIANLLTAVGYDVTREFYINDAGNQIENFGLSLEARYLQALGQEASIPEDGYHGEDLVATVGRFIAKYGDKYLDTDPALRREMLVRFALEEKLDAIRRALEDFGVTYDVWFSEQSLHDSGAVARAIADLEKAGYIYEKDGALWFKATSFGDVKDEVVVRKNGIPTYFAADIAYHRNKFERGFERVINIWGADHHGHVARLKGALQALGYDPRRLEVVLMQLVRLYQGGEILRMSKRTGQYVTLEELIEEVGRDAARYFFVMLKSDSHLEFDLDLARSQSADNPVYYVQYAHARICSILRLAKDRGLEVPPAREARLELLQDPAELELIKQIAAWPDTVAGAAQALEPHRLTRFAHDLASLFHSFYTSCRVLADDPEVRKARLVLVEATRITLRNVLHLLGVTAPERM